In the Primulina tabacum isolate GXHZ01 chromosome 7, ASM2559414v2, whole genome shotgun sequence genome, TGTCAATAttcatacaaaaataaaatcaaagtaGATTTATCTTTAAAttcaagacaaaaacttgtgtgaaacggtctcacatgtcgtattttgtgatacagatatcttatttggatcatccatgaaaaagtattactttttattgtgaatattggtaggattgaccagtctcacagataaagattcgtgagactgtctcacaagagacttactctaaaTTCAATACCATCGACTTCCCGGAAAAATAAAAGGTTATTATAAAAATCACAaagttaaaataataaatattatcatATTTAGATCAATATTTTGATCAATCGTTTCTAAAgtttttaaatataacattcaATGTATGGACATATTACGTGAGAAAAGAATACTAGTTTTGGACAATATAATCTAATTGCAAATGTTGTGCTTCTAGAATTAAATGAcaaaatatgatatattatatttatataatatatgaaagATACCCACCCGAATTGACACCCTTAGAATTTCTGATAAGAAAAATAGATGAAAGATACATGATTGAATGCAATACCTTCGTAACTCATAAGCATGCACCAATGTAGAACAAACTTGTATGAGATTATTCTTGTAACACaatctcacggatctttattcgTGAAATCCGTTAACAAtgtccatatttacaataaaaaataatacttttgacataaaaataatatttttcataaatgaatacttgtctcacaaaattgaccttGTGACATCGTTATACTGAATTTTTGTGTACTTTTATTACATAACAGAGTGAAACTTCCATGCAGAAAGTGAGCTAAGTGGTGTTCCTTTCCATCCAATAATCAGGCTTTTCCCATCAGTATCTAAGGTGAATGAATCCCCACATGCAAAGCTCTTGAGAACTAGATTTGCCTGATACAAGGAAGACATACTAAGTTCCAGCTCTTCCAAACCAAAACTTGCGAAGAAAGTCCTCCAAACGCCGATGCATACATGTCGAATCTTCCTCTCCTCTCCCTCGCAGGCGACGATGTTCCTGATCGATGATCCGAAGCAGTCTGACTCGGCAAAGGCCCTATTCTTTTCATCGTCCTTCAGACAGGCGGCCATGGACTCAAAGTAAGCACAGTAGAAGAAGAGAGAGTCGACGAATCGGTCCACAAAAATTGGAGAATTACAGTTCCCCTCGGCTTCAGCGATGACCATTACACATGGATTGATGGTTCTAAAGACTCGCATCAAGTGTTCCAGCCGATCTGGCTGTACTATCATACCTGTGAAGGTGTATGCTGCGAAGATGGCAACTTTTTCTTCGGCATCCAGCTCAAACATAGTGGGAACAAGATCTAGGATATCTGCCACCATAACTACATTGAAAGAAAACTTCAAGTTCAGAGAATCGGCGAAGTTGGTCAGACGCCTACTTGCCTCCTCCAATGTCTTCTTTGATCTGGTCCCTACAGCAGTGACCTTGAGAAGCTCTAGAGGATGTTTGCATCGGACTGCTAGAGCTTGCATCAGGATCGTAAAATGTAATCCGGTTCTGATCTCGAAATCAATGACATGGATCTTGCCAGCTTCTGATGCATGATCCAATATGGCTTGAATACCGGCAAATTTGGTTACCTGAGAGAGAGGTAAATTATTGTGAAACGCGATCAAGGCCGAGTTGTTCGGGGTGGTCAATGCTTCTAATGGAGCCTCGAACTTTTTCCCCAAACCCTTTGGAGTAACTCTCCCTGTTTCCCTATCAATCCTCTCATGTAAAGCTTCGGTAAAGTAGAACACCAGCCTCTGAACTGGACTTCCCGCCCTAGAGGAACCTAATCTATCACATTCCTCCAAAAGTTTTCTCGCACACTCGTACTTCTGCTCCCCCACTTTTTCCGCGCAAGACAGGAGATTTTGGACTAGTTGAACGCCTTCAGAATCTTTAGCCGAATGGCACAAAATCGAAGACGGATATGGATGGCTAAGAATGGAGATCTCGTCGCCGCTTTGAGAAGTGGACTGGATGAATCTTTCTGCAGCTAACCGGATGATGGTTTCGGTAGACATTGGGGTTGGATCATTCCCCTTTCTGGGTTCTGCATCATTCATCTTCTCACCATCTAACTTTCTGCACCTGCTTCCATATCTCTTCAAAATCTCAAATGATGCTGAATGAAACAAGAAAGGTCCCTTCTTCTCATGTTCGATTCTCTCCAAGTTATCCTTTCTAACAACATTCCTGAACTCATTGCCGTGAGATAGATTTCGTGGCCAGACAACATCCGGAGACAAATTATCTGAACTTACAAAATCTTCATACCGTTGCATAGGTTGATAACTGTGTGATTTTGAGATGGGAAGTGCAGAATAGGCGGTATCGTACTCGAATCCTGTGTCATAACCAAACAAATCCACATCCATACACGACTCTCCCTGTTCTTGATCACCTCCCCAGAGGCCATTCTGCTCTGCCAATATCTCTGGACTGGTTGATAATCCATACTGATCTAAACCTTCTGCTTCTGTGAATTTACTCATTCTGTGAAATATTGGTGAACATCTTATAGACGGTCTACCAACAAACACTCCCTCGAATTCGGCTGCAAAACGACGTTCCGCCACTCCTCTATTCATTCTTAATCATATAATGATCATTCTAAtcgagaaataaaatatttatatttctcAAGCACATGACAATGACTTCCATATAAACATGTATACAGACCTTGGTGATGGCGACAATATTCCGACATCATTAACAAGGACAAACTTTCATAGGGAAGGGATTTGGACAAGAAATTGgtttgaagtcaatgccttcgaTATTTCCAATTTCGATCAttcacatttaaaatatatcggCACATTCTTGGCATCACCAGTAATAGTTGAAATCTAATTGAGAATCCACCTAGAACATTACACTGAAATCACGACAAAAAACTTACATTCCGTCATGAGTCTTTCTTTGATAGAAGAATATCTTTCCCGAACCACCGGAGAGTACTGCACACCCGAATCCCGTGTTTGCTGACCTGTCGAAACGGAATGGAAAACATGATCGGGTTGTCTTGGTTAGAATAGGTGTTCAGCGAGCCAACTTATGACTTgggttttattgatttttatgttaaaaaaaataatctttattttaataacatTTTACGGTTTTATACAAATATGACAACTACTTTATCTATATAGTCATGCAAGctacatagataaagtccttgaatatacaatatgtATCATGATGTATGTCTCGCAACATAAGATCATAaaactcattaggaagagtatattataaacaggttcctagtcaaATCGACCgcctaaaataaagataaaagtCGGTtaagcttgagactagcatctgtgatataaacatcatgtttcacTTGTAAGGGCATGAAGATGTTCGTTCATACAAGTGGGTGATTatttgatgatgcactgaaaaATCTCATTcgaactgtccaagtggttatcacttatcgagtggaatagtatgcggttatggttgtacaccattagttctttgacccgggacaacatggAAGCTCAGCATATCAGCACTGAACTTTGattcgtttaccgactccattgaggatcatcaggtggtgaggttggatgtagtttcgaaatacgtacgAGCCAACGCgttgtagtcgaggattcatTGTTTGCCTATGAgtgaagatatcatatgtgatatgatgagttaatagtataAGGAATTTCTGACCAGAGCAAGACACGTGCTTTAGGAAAATATGTTTTCTTAATTGCATATATCATGTCACTCTTATTAATTAAAGATAGATCACGTTGTTGCCAAATTCAATtgtaactctcgatataccactGGTTGCAGATTTGACatggatatatgagttgaagagaccgtATTGCACACTAACCATAACTTAAGCTTCTTGCAGGTACTATCAATGATACCTAGGAGATCAAGAGGTGATATTACTAGACGTTATTACCTTGATCCGATATATtcaatcagacttgagttctgacattcttgatcaagtgGTTGATAAAAAGAAAGAGACTGATTATGATAAGtttgaataagaataaatgttattcttaATCACATGAAATTGTGAACTCACGACTAGTTGTAtacctgaaccattgagggttacACAAATATTGGATTTTTTGTTCTCGTTGAAATAGTcaagttcaaggagttgaattcgacgactgtagtttgatggagatcaaacaaattgcttataaaggagtttataatttAATTCCATGTATTGGATGTTTTGAAGTTTGCTTAACTGCTAACTAATTTAGGaaagtgaaaatacttgttttGTGAACGTGAAAGAGCTCACAAAACTAATAGTTGTCAAAAATGGATTTGtggaaattttgattttcgaaattttcattatACGAACGAGATTTATACACTCGATACATCGGTGCTGCCTGATCGTTCGTCGATCAGAGTTATAATGAGtttacaattatttatttagtaaatttagaatCTACTAATTAAATTATAGTGTCAGTAGTGATGACTATGAATATGTACAAGATTCTCATGAAATATTCTAGAGTGGTTCTagaattgattaattaaattataattaattaaaaaatttaaataatggttatttaattttacaTATGTGTATAtacatgtgtgtatatatatatatatatatatatatataataattgacTTTAACATCAtgtgaattttaattaattaattaaaataaaagaaccCTAATGTGATTATGATTATGAATCCTAATAAGAGTGAGATTCTTGATGTGATCATGAATTATAGTCTAGAAATATTTCATTAAGGGTTATATGGAATAAGACaattttttcaccaaaaatgtTCTCATTTCTTTCCTTGCAAAATTGCAACCACCAcacaaattttaaagaaaaattcggCTAGTTCCACGACCGCATCGCCACATGATTTCTGAAATTCCGGCGATCCAATCTCGATGCAAATTTCGTTTAGATCTCTAGTGCAATCGAGACATGCCCAAACCCCCAATCCTAGAATTCACCGTTCTTGAAAGCGGTTTTCCTGCTTCCAAATAATGCACGTATCCCGCAATCTCTTCATTCTCCAACTTTCTTGAACATAAATGAGTCAAACAAATCTCCATAAGGACACTCACAAATTAATTCATGCATATGACACTCAGCACTCATCAGTAATATCAATTCTAAAACAGTTTGAAACATCATTGGGATATTTAATAGGATGGAAAACATTAAAAACCACAATATCATCATTCAATCTCAACACCAATTCACCTTATTGCACATCCACTATGTTTTCCAGTGACTAAAAATGATCTACTTAAAATAAGAGGAATCTCATGATCCTCTGCCATATCCAACAAAAAAAGTCTACTAGGAAAATAAACTTATCAACTTTCACTTAGACATCCTCTACAACTCCCCCATGGTATTTAATAGATCTATCACTAATTGTAGGGAAATTGTAGTTGGTTTAACTTCACCAATTCCTAGCTTCTTAAACATGAATAAGGCATTAAGTTTATgcttgcaccaagatcacacaagACTTTGCTAAAGAATGAACTTCCAATGGTACAAGGAATAGAAAGTTACCTGGATCCTTAAGCTTCGAGggatttattttgtaaaattgcATAACCATCTCAAAGTCTACCAGTTTTTTCTAGTTTGATAAAATCTCGTTCAAAAATTTTGTATAAGAGGGCATTTTGGCTAAAGCTTCTGCAAACGGGATATTTATGTGCAACTTCTTAAAGATCTCAAGAAACCTTAGAGAATTGATGTGTAAGAGGGACATTTATGTGTAAGAGGGCATTTGAGCTAAATCTTTGCTCTTTGGGAAAAGGGTAGAGAATtgatatcaatatcaatcttaACCTTAGAGTTTAGAGACTTACATTTCTCTCTTGCATTCTCGCATCTCTTCTTAGATGATAATTTCTCCTAGCCAGCTCCTTCAACATCAACATCATCATTCTTCAATTGTGTAGCCATTATGATTGCATTGACATCCTTTGGATTCTTTTATGTGTCACTAGGTAATGAGCTTGAAGCTCACGTAGCAAACTAGTTCGCCAACTTTCCCATTGTGTTTCCGTCATTTGCATCATAGCATCATGGTTTTGCCATCTCATCTCATTTCTAGGTATGTACTTAGCAATCATATCCTCAAGATTTGACTTGCTCTCAGATTGTTTGAAACCTGGTGGCATAGAAGGTCCAGTACTTTGTGAAGGTTTAACTGGTTGTTGATGAGACTTTTGTTGTGGGGGATGTTGGGAATGATT is a window encoding:
- the LOC142550696 gene encoding DELLA protein RGL1-like; its protein translation is MNRGVAERRFAAEFEGVFVGRPSIRCSPIFHRMSKFTEAEGLDQYGLSTSPEILAEQNGLWGGDQEQGESCMDVDLFGYDTGFEYDTAYSALPISKSHSYQPMQRYEDFVSSDNLSPDVVWPRNLSHGNEFRNVVRKDNLERIEHEKKGPFLFHSASFEILKRYGSRCRKLDGEKMNDAEPRKGNDPTPMSTETIIRLAAERFIQSTSQSGDEISILSHPYPSSILCHSAKDSEGVQLVQNLLSCAEKVGEQKYECARKLLEECDRLGSSRAGSPVQRLVFYFTEALHERIDRETGRVTPKGLGKKFEAPLEALTTPNNSALIAFHNNLPLSQVTKFAGIQAILDHASEAGKIHVIDFEIRTGLHFTILMQALAVRCKHPLELLKVTAVGTRSKKTLEEASRRLTNFADSLNLKFSFNVVMVADILDLVPTMFELDAEEKVAIFAAYTFTGMIVQPDRLEHLMRVFRTINPCVMVIAEAEGNCNSPIFVDRFVDSLFFYCAYFESMAACLKDDEKNRAFAESDCFGSSIRNIVACEGEERKIRHVCIGVWRTFFASFGLEELELSMSSLYQANLVLKSFACGDSFTLDTDGKSLIIGWKGTPLSSLSAWKFHSVM